One window of Bdellovibrionales bacterium genomic DNA carries:
- the mltF gene encoding membrane-bound lytic murein transglycosylase MltF, translating into MKFKHLIFASILGFATLAMNGCDAIYWDETASLNQVNSQSEIKVLTLKNPLTYSTDRTGHKFGIDHDLLENFAHHYGLKIRFITVANEIEMKKALIDGMGDIAAGRLATPSNNSGFLVGPSYEETFLGLFCQTKSQVANISDLRNKNIGILSKDNIGGLTDRLTQLAPETRIEMMTSSSPKVLFERMAAKALDCVIAENLEGEFFTRYYRNIEKVTSLTDEYSLSWLIRPGQEDLNRLLQAWFQKASRDDEIMRVHDRYKLYLSELDRHDVLHFMKRSRRTLPDFETEFRNAAREHKLPWQLIAAVAYQESQWNNEAVSYTGVKGLMQLTQDTADHLGVEDRTDPLQSIHGGAKYLRYLLNKTPNYMNFKDRLYLALAAYNIGYAHLRDAQKLAERKGMNPNSWRHLREVLPLLEDRSYESELEYGCARGTETVEFVERVTGFYNLMVATQI; encoded by the coding sequence ATGAAGTTCAAGCATTTGATATTTGCCAGTATTCTCGGTTTCGCGACATTGGCAATGAATGGCTGCGATGCCATTTATTGGGATGAAACAGCGAGCTTGAATCAGGTAAATAGCCAATCTGAAATCAAGGTTCTGACCCTTAAGAACCCGTTAACATATTCCACCGATCGGACGGGCCACAAGTTTGGCATCGACCACGATCTGCTGGAAAACTTCGCACACCACTACGGTTTGAAGATCCGCTTCATCACGGTTGCCAACGAAATCGAAATGAAGAAAGCCCTCATCGACGGCATGGGTGACATTGCGGCCGGCCGCCTGGCCACACCAAGTAACAACTCGGGCTTCCTGGTCGGACCGAGCTATGAAGAGACTTTCCTCGGTTTGTTCTGCCAAACGAAATCCCAGGTTGCGAACATCTCCGATCTCCGCAACAAGAACATCGGCATCCTTTCAAAAGACAATATCGGCGGCCTGACAGACCGTTTGACCCAATTGGCTCCTGAGACTCGTATCGAAATGATGACCTCTTCGTCGCCAAAGGTCTTATTTGAGCGCATGGCTGCGAAGGCCTTGGATTGCGTGATTGCCGAAAATCTCGAAGGTGAGTTCTTCACCCGCTACTACCGCAATATTGAAAAGGTGACATCTCTCACAGACGAGTACTCGCTCAGCTGGTTGATTCGTCCGGGCCAAGAAGATCTGAATCGCCTGCTGCAGGCTTGGTTCCAAAAAGCGAGCCGTGATGATGAAATCATGCGCGTGCACGATCGCTATAAGCTGTATCTGTCTGAGCTGGATCGTCATGATGTCCTTCACTTTATGAAGCGCAGCCGTCGCACTTTGCCGGATTTCGAAACTGAATTCCGCAATGCTGCTCGCGAGCACAAGCTACCATGGCAACTCATTGCCGCCGTGGCTTATCAGGAATCTCAGTGGAATAACGAAGCTGTCAGCTACACCGGCGTTAAAGGCCTCATGCAGTTGACTCAGGACACGGCAGATCACTTGGGCGTTGAAGATCGCACGGATCCGCTTCAGAGCATTCATGGAGGAGCGAAGTACTTGCGCTACTTGCTTAATAAGACGCCGAACTACATGAACTTTAAAGATCGTTTGTATTTGGCACTCGCCGCTTACAATATCGGTTATGCTCACTTGCGTGACGCTCAGAAGTTAGCTGAGCGCAAAGGCATGAATCCGAACTCTTGGCGTCACCTGCGCGAAGTTCTTCCTTTATTAGAAGATCGCTCTTATGAAAGCGAACTCGAATATGGTTGTGCGCGTGGCACTGAAACGGTGGAGTTCGTTGAGCGCGTCACCGGCTTCTATAATCTGATGGTTGCAACCCAGATTTAA
- a CDS encoding low molecular weight phosphotyrosine protein phosphatase, with translation MKRVLFVCLGNICRSPTGEAVLNKLIADAKLDHLLSCESAGTAGYHIGEEPDPRTQAHGKKRGYRFESLAQQFNPKRDFEHFDLILCLDQTNLANVKKLDPQGKYSHKVKLLMEFATKNPAREVPDPYYSDAAIFEKVIDYCEDACHGILVWAQS, from the coding sequence ATGAAACGAGTTCTTTTTGTCTGCCTCGGAAATATCTGTCGCTCCCCGACCGGCGAAGCGGTTCTCAACAAACTCATTGCTGACGCGAAGTTAGACCATCTGCTTTCCTGCGAGAGTGCGGGAACAGCCGGCTACCATATCGGTGAAGAGCCGGACCCGCGCACTCAAGCCCACGGCAAAAAACGCGGGTACCGATTTGAAAGCCTCGCCCAGCAATTCAACCCGAAACGCGACTTTGAGCACTTCGATCTGATCCTTTGTTTGGATCAAACCAACCTCGCCAACGTGAAGAAGCTCGATCCACAGGGCAAGTATTCCCATAAAGTGAAGCTCTTGATGGAGTTTGCAACCAAGAATCCGGCTCGCGAAGTTCCCGATCCGTACTACTCCGACGCCGCTATTTTCGAAAAAGTGATCGATTATTGCGAAGACGCCTGCCACGGAATCCTTGTCTGGGCGCAATCTTAG